One genomic segment of Vibrio sp. SCSIO 43136 includes these proteins:
- a CDS encoding flagellar basal body rod protein FlgF, with amino-acid sequence MDRSLFLAMSGAKQNMQAMQLRANNLANVSTTGFRADLAQARSMQAYGEGLPTRVFSMTERPGQSFAQGSVITTGRDLDVTIEGQGWISVMDKTGKEGLTRNGNLHIDQTGLLTNSSGHLVLGETGAPITLPIPLSKIEVGRDGTISVIPQGAPADALEVIDRIKLTSTDNRALYKDTNGLFRAKDPNLAYEADAAIKIMTGAVEGSNVNAVGEMTSMIDLQRQFEMQVKLMSTAEDMDKASDSLLRSA; translated from the coding sequence ATGGATCGTTCACTGTTTCTTGCCATGAGCGGCGCTAAGCAAAATATGCAAGCGATGCAACTTAGGGCAAACAACCTAGCTAACGTAAGCACCACAGGCTTTAGAGCCGACCTCGCACAAGCTCGTTCTATGCAAGCTTATGGTGAAGGTTTGCCAACACGTGTTTTCAGCATGACTGAAAGACCGGGGCAAAGCTTTGCCCAAGGCAGTGTGATTACCACTGGCCGTGACCTCGATGTCACGATTGAAGGCCAAGGTTGGATTTCAGTGATGGATAAAACCGGTAAGGAAGGCCTTACCCGTAACGGTAATTTGCACATTGACCAGACTGGGCTTCTAACCAACAGCTCGGGTCATTTAGTGCTTGGCGAAACGGGTGCGCCGATTACCTTGCCGATCCCACTTAGCAAAATTGAAGTTGGGCGTGATGGCACGATCTCCGTGATCCCGCAAGGTGCTCCTGCGGATGCATTGGAAGTGATTGACCGTATCAAGCTAACTAGCACCGATAATCGTGCTTTATACAAAGACACCAATGGCCTGTTTCGTGCCAAAGATCCTAACTTGGCTTATGAAGCCGATGCGGCAATCAAAATCATGACAGGTGCTGTGGAAGGCAGTAACGTCAACGCCGTTGGTGAGATGACCAGCATGATCGATCTGCAACGTCAGTTCGAAATGCAAGTGAAATTAATGAGTACAGCAGAAGATATGGACAAGGCGTCCGACTCACTGCTGCGTTCCGCTTAA